The following coding sequences lie in one Streptomyces sp. NBC_00510 genomic window:
- a CDS encoding S8 family serine peptidase: MPPSRRRGLTAAVAALVVLTATGPAASADPSATSPSPAATGAAPAAVRTVTLITGDKVTVTGDGRAQAVTSVTDPHGRTGGAHVMSVGTDTYVYPDAAVPYIASGALDEGLFNVTALLKDGYDDARSDRLPLIVTYTDAAARSRSAKTPEGARRTLTLSSIQGAAISAEHERAADFWSSLTGGADAKAAAAANTADGGRLAGGIAKVWLDGKVKATLSDTTAQIGAPEVWAGGDTGQGVDVAVLDTGIDAAHPDFAGRIAATESFVPGADVTDRHGHGTHVASTVAGTGAASGGTEKGVAPGASLHIGKVLDDFGSGQDSWILAGMEWAARDQHAKVVSMSLGGDATDGTDPLSEAVNRLSEETGALFVIAAGNSGPAPYTVSAPGAADAALTVGAVNGPGKGVDQLAEFSSRGPRVGDNAVKPDLTGPGVNVLAARSQYAPEGEGAYQTMSGTSMATPHVAGAAALLAAKHPDWTGQQLKAALISTTASTQRFSPFEAGSGRVDVAAAVKATLVASGDAYAQTHYPYTPGQTVRKDVTYTNSGAAPVTVDLSLSPGQLPEGLFTLTEPRLTVPAQGTASVGVITHLDAAEDNGAYSTRLVATGADGTALARTTVGVNKEGRRVNLTFTAKDRHGKALPGTLILKDVERNTAPKAFAVDASGRIDLRLSPSTYSAWLNADVPGIDGTHTLGFAMFSAPQIDLDADRTVRFDAASLRKAAAVTPQPTANEFMRVDQYRTNGDLFPFLDSYMPEYWRYDSLWVTPTPKVTKGSYHFATRWRQIQPPLTFSSGSQTYDDVTLQSMSPKLREGTGTYRAVWAGDGSAADFRKLKVRGQVAVVRRSDTVSAPDQAAAAAKAGARQLLILNDGYGKFDPWADLPDAAPLPVASLGTDDSARLLSRLRKPGTATLKVVSHPYPRYAYDLIRHHDGAVPKDPSYRPRPGDLARIDESFRNSTQAEAVAYREDVSLIFNRPTLIQATRVAAQGTLTSWVSAGDDARWISSAAMRDLGQRGVTRTYKARSTNNETWFSAIQHPRVLNDGISWTAPYRVGDIISTSVLPAWGDSGGHAGVAWVDGNTSKISLYQGDQLLGEDYNERIVTAEGLSPDPQPYRIVVEGERNVPDRPYSTRTRTEWGFTSSTTDYSAITPLPLVQLDYAVATDLSGKAQRRTGLTVTASHLKGAAGAGAIRTVTLEVSYDDGATWRKATLRQSGGGWKAQLDAPSRARFASLRTTARDAKGNSVGQTLIRAFGVK, from the coding sequence ATGCCTCCGTCCCGCAGACGCGGGCTGACAGCCGCCGTCGCAGCACTGGTGGTGCTGACGGCCACGGGTCCGGCCGCATCGGCCGACCCCTCGGCGACGTCCCCCTCCCCCGCCGCGACCGGTGCCGCTCCCGCTGCCGTGCGCACCGTCACGCTGATCACCGGCGACAAGGTCACCGTCACCGGGGACGGCCGGGCCCAGGCCGTCACCTCGGTCACCGACCCGCACGGCAGGACCGGCGGCGCCCACGTGATGTCGGTGGGCACCGACACCTACGTGTACCCCGACGCAGCGGTCCCCTACATCGCGTCAGGAGCCCTGGACGAGGGGCTCTTCAACGTCACCGCGCTGCTGAAGGACGGCTACGACGACGCGCGCAGCGACCGGCTGCCGCTCATCGTCACGTACACCGACGCCGCCGCCCGCTCCCGCAGCGCGAAGACCCCGGAGGGCGCGCGCAGGACCCTGACCCTCAGCAGCATCCAGGGCGCGGCGATCTCCGCCGAGCACGAGCGGGCCGCGGACTTCTGGTCCTCCCTGACCGGGGGTGCCGACGCGAAGGCCGCCGCGGCCGCGAATACGGCGGACGGCGGACGGCTCGCCGGCGGCATCGCCAAGGTGTGGCTGGACGGCAAGGTCAAGGCCACGCTGTCGGACACCACGGCGCAGATCGGTGCCCCGGAGGTCTGGGCCGGCGGGGACACCGGGCAGGGCGTGGACGTCGCCGTCCTGGACACCGGCATCGACGCCGCGCACCCGGACTTCGCCGGCCGCATAGCCGCGACGGAGAGCTTCGTGCCCGGCGCGGACGTCACCGACCGGCACGGCCACGGCACTCACGTCGCCTCCACCGTCGCCGGGACCGGCGCCGCCTCCGGTGGCACCGAGAAGGGCGTCGCCCCGGGCGCGTCCCTGCACATCGGCAAGGTCCTGGACGACTTCGGCAGCGGCCAGGACTCCTGGATCCTGGCCGGCATGGAATGGGCCGCCCGCGACCAGCACGCCAAGGTCGTCAGCATGAGCCTGGGCGGCGACGCCACCGACGGCACCGACCCGCTGAGCGAGGCCGTGAACCGGCTCAGCGAGGAGACCGGGGCGCTGTTCGTCATCGCGGCGGGCAACTCCGGCCCTGCGCCCTACACCGTGAGCGCCCCCGGTGCCGCCGACGCCGCGCTGACGGTCGGCGCGGTCAACGGCCCCGGCAAGGGCGTGGACCAGCTGGCGGAGTTCTCCAGCCGCGGCCCCCGCGTGGGCGACAACGCCGTCAAGCCCGACCTGACCGGCCCGGGGGTGAACGTGCTGGCCGCGCGCTCGCAGTACGCCCCTGAGGGCGAGGGCGCGTACCAGACGATGAGCGGCACCTCCATGGCGACGCCCCACGTGGCGGGCGCCGCGGCCCTGCTGGCCGCCAAGCACCCGGACTGGACGGGGCAGCAGCTCAAGGCCGCCCTGATCAGCACCACCGCGAGCACCCAGCGGTTCAGCCCCTTCGAGGCGGGCAGCGGGCGCGTGGACGTCGCCGCCGCCGTGAAGGCCACGCTGGTCGCCTCCGGCGACGCGTACGCGCAGACGCACTACCCGTACACGCCGGGTCAGACGGTCCGCAAGGACGTCACCTACACCAACTCCGGCGCCGCACCGGTCACCGTGGACCTGTCCCTGAGCCCGGGCCAGCTGCCCGAGGGCCTGTTCACGCTGACCGAACCGCGGCTGACCGTGCCCGCCCAGGGCACCGCCTCCGTCGGCGTGATCACCCACCTCGACGCGGCCGAGGACAACGGCGCCTACTCCACCCGCCTCGTCGCCACCGGCGCCGACGGCACGGCACTGGCCCGCACGACGGTCGGGGTGAACAAGGAGGGCCGGCGGGTCAACCTGACTTTCACCGCCAAGGACCGGCACGGCAAGGCCCTGCCCGGCACCCTCATCCTGAAGGACGTGGAGCGCAACACCGCCCCCAAGGCGTTCGCCGTCGACGCCTCGGGCCGCATCGACCTGCGCCTGTCCCCGAGCACCTACTCCGCGTGGCTGAACGCGGACGTGCCCGGCATCGACGGTACGCACACGCTGGGCTTCGCGATGTTCTCCGCCCCGCAGATCGACCTCGACGCCGACCGCACCGTGCGGTTCGACGCCGCGAGCCTGCGCAAGGCGGCCGCCGTCACACCGCAGCCGACCGCCAACGAGTTCATGCGCGTGGACCAGTACCGCACCAACGGCGACCTGTTCCCGTTCCTGGACAGCTACATGCCCGAGTACTGGCGCTACGACAGCCTCTGGGTGACCCCGACGCCGAAGGTCACGAAGGGCTCGTACCACTTCGCGACCCGCTGGCGGCAGATCCAGCCGCCGCTGACCTTCTCCTCCGGCTCGCAGACCTACGACGACGTCACCCTCCAGAGCATGTCCCCCAAGCTGCGGGAGGGCACGGGCACCTACCGCGCGGTCTGGGCCGGTGACGGCTCCGCCGCGGACTTCCGCAAGCTCAAGGTGCGCGGCCAGGTGGCGGTCGTCCGCCGCAGCGACACGGTGTCCGCCCCGGACCAGGCCGCCGCGGCGGCGAAGGCCGGCGCACGGCAGCTGCTGATCCTGAACGACGGCTACGGCAAGTTCGACCCCTGGGCCGACCTGCCCGACGCCGCCCCTCTGCCGGTGGCCTCACTCGGCACCGACGACAGCGCACGACTGCTGAGCCGGCTCCGCAAGCCCGGCACGGCGACGCTGAAGGTGGTCTCGCACCCGTACCCGCGCTACGCGTACGACCTGATCCGCCACCACGACGGAGCGGTCCCGAAGGACCCGTCCTACCGTCCCCGTCCCGGCGACCTGGCCCGCATCGACGAGTCGTTCCGCAACAGCACGCAGGCCGAGGCCGTGGCGTACCGCGAGGACGTGTCGCTCATCTTCAACCGGCCCACGCTCATCCAGGCGACGCGGGTCGCGGCCCAGGGCACCCTCACCTCGTGGGTCTCGGCGGGCGACGACGCCCGCTGGATCTCCTCCGCCGCGATGCGCGACCTCGGCCAGCGGGGCGTGACGCGCACCTACAAGGCGCGCAGCACGAACAACGAGACCTGGTTCTCGGCGATCCAGCACCCGCGGGTGCTCAACGACGGCATCAGCTGGACGGCCCCCTACCGGGTGGGCGACATCATCAGCACGTCCGTGCTGCCGGCCTGGGGCGACTCGGGCGGTCACGCGGGCGTCGCCTGGGTGGACGGCAACACCTCGAAGATCTCGCTGTACCAGGGCGACCAGCTCCTCGGCGAGGACTACAACGAGCGGATCGTGACCGCCGAGGGGCTGTCACCGGACCCGCAGCCCTACCGGATCGTGGTGGAGGGCGAGCGGAACGTGCCGGACCGTCCGTACTCGACCCGCACCCGCACCGAGTGGGGATTCACCTCGAGCACGACGGACTACTCGGCCATCACGCCCCTGCCGCTGGTGCAGCTCGACTACGCGGTGGCCACCGACCTGTCCGGCAAGGCCCAGCGGCGCACCGGGCTGACGGTCACCGCCTCGCACCTGAAGGGCGCGGCGGGCGCGGGGGCGATCCGCACCGTGACCCTCGAGGTGTCGTACGACGACGGCGCCACCTGGCGCAAGGCGACGCTGCGGCAGTCGGGCGGCGGCTGGAAGGCGCAGCTCGACGCGCCGTCCCGGGCCCGCTTCGCGAGCCTGCGGACGACGGCGCGGGACGCGAAGGGGAACAGCGTCGGCCAGACCCTGATCCGCGCCTTCGGCGTCAAGTAG
- a CDS encoding MBL fold metallo-hydrolase, giving the protein MTDLRYDTFVCDGLRRAQGPRLPDGSPIFSSPLTSTLVLGDAEAVLVDPPFTREQVRGVGDWIERSGRRLTYVYATHGHGDHWFGTDLLLRRFPGAVPYATEGTIELMHRQATEGRRTRWDVDFPGLIPDSPVVYRVVPDDGFTLEGHPPRVVETGHTDTDDTTVLHVPSIGLVVAGDVAYNGVHQYLRESAGGGINKWLAAIGTVLALHPRAVVAGHKDKALPDDPVILRQTRDYLLDAQRLLAEEPRPRTFYDRMLQLHPDRLNPGPVWYSALALLP; this is encoded by the coding sequence ATGACGGATCTGCGCTACGACACCTTCGTGTGTGACGGGTTGCGCCGCGCCCAGGGCCCCCGGTTGCCCGACGGGAGCCCGATCTTCTCCTCGCCGCTGACCTCGACGCTGGTCCTCGGCGACGCGGAAGCGGTCCTCGTCGACCCGCCGTTCACCCGTGAGCAGGTGCGCGGTGTCGGGGACTGGATCGAACGCTCCGGCAGACGACTGACGTACGTCTACGCCACCCACGGTCACGGTGACCACTGGTTCGGCACCGATCTGCTGCTGCGACGCTTCCCCGGGGCGGTCCCGTACGCCACCGAGGGCACCATCGAGCTGATGCACAGGCAGGCCACCGAGGGCCGCCGGACCAGGTGGGACGTGGACTTCCCCGGACTCATCCCGGACAGCCCCGTGGTCTACCGGGTGGTCCCGGACGACGGGTTCACCCTGGAGGGGCACCCGCCGCGCGTGGTGGAGACCGGCCACACCGACACCGACGACACGACCGTCCTGCACGTCCCGTCGATCGGCCTGGTCGTGGCCGGTGACGTGGCCTACAACGGGGTCCACCAGTACCTCCGGGAAAGCGCCGGCGGCGGCATCAACAAGTGGCTCGCCGCGATCGGCACCGTCCTCGCGCTGCACCCGCGCGCGGTCGTGGCCGGCCACAAGGACAAGGCCCTGCCCGACGACCCCGTGATCCTGCGGCAGACCCGCGACTACCTGCTCGACGCCCAGCGCCTGCTGGCGGAGGAACCCCGCCCCCGCACGTTCTACGACCGGATGCTGCAACTCCACCCGGACCGCCTCAACCCGGGCCCGGTCTGGTACAGCGCCCTCGCCCTCCTGCCCTGA
- a CDS encoding ABC transporter ATP-binding protein, whose protein sequence is MTVPIAAPGVPTPRPASGDPVLTVRDLRVSFPGEAGRVQAVRGVDFTLRAGETLAVVGESGSGKSVMATAVLGLLPDDAEVTGSVRLKGRELLGLPDRRMSAIRGRDIGMVFQDPLSALTPVFSIGTQLVEALRIHQDLTAAQARERALELLDLVGIPDPRRRVDAFPHEFSGGMRQRAMIAMAIANDPEVIIADEPTTALDVTIQAQVLEVLGKAQEVTGAAILLITHDLGVVAGMADRVVVMYAGKPVETGTADELFATPRMPYTIGLLGSVPRLDIGDRTALTPIEGTPPSMVDLPAGCPFAARCPVAVDRCRTEEPGLRTVATGAGHATACHRAPEIDTPGGIPSPGMFPTPASPRRPGGPPRAERPEVLRVTHLTKHFPLLKGAVFKHRVGTVRAVDGVDFDIRQGETLALVGESGCGKTTTMLQILDLAGQRGGTVAVLGRDVGQLDGKARRELRRDLQVVFQDPMASLDSRMPIGDILAEPLRTHGWDRERIAGRVPELLRLVGLLPEHAERYPAEFSGGQRQRIGIARALALDPKLVVLDEPVSALDVSVQAGVINLLDELQAELGLSYLFIAHDLSVIRHIADRVAVMYLGRIVEAGDVEDVFARPAHPYTQALLSAVPLPDPRKERQRRRIILQGDLPSPADTPSGCRFRTRCPKYLQLGPAEARRCDTEDPAAGSLGEDHTAACHHAAALEVL, encoded by the coding sequence GTGACCGTCCCCATCGCCGCCCCCGGCGTCCCCACCCCGCGGCCGGCCTCCGGCGACCCGGTCCTGACCGTGCGCGACCTGCGGGTGTCCTTCCCCGGCGAGGCCGGACGGGTGCAGGCGGTCCGCGGGGTGGACTTCACGCTCCGCGCCGGGGAGACCCTCGCCGTCGTCGGCGAGTCCGGCTCCGGCAAGTCCGTCATGGCCACCGCCGTGCTCGGCCTGCTCCCGGACGACGCGGAGGTCACCGGCTCCGTACGCCTCAAGGGCCGCGAGCTGCTCGGACTGCCGGACCGCCGGATGTCCGCCATCCGCGGCCGTGACATCGGCATGGTCTTCCAGGACCCGCTCTCGGCGCTCACCCCCGTCTTCTCCATCGGCACCCAACTGGTGGAAGCCCTGCGGATCCACCAGGACCTCACCGCCGCCCAGGCCCGCGAACGGGCCCTGGAACTGCTGGACCTGGTGGGCATCCCCGACCCGAGGCGGCGCGTCGACGCCTTCCCGCACGAGTTCTCCGGCGGCATGCGCCAGCGGGCGATGATCGCCATGGCCATCGCCAACGACCCCGAGGTGATCATCGCCGACGAGCCCACCACGGCGCTCGACGTCACCATCCAGGCGCAGGTGCTGGAGGTCCTGGGCAAGGCCCAGGAGGTCACCGGAGCCGCGATCCTCCTGATCACCCACGACCTCGGCGTGGTGGCCGGCATGGCCGACCGGGTGGTCGTCATGTACGCCGGCAAGCCGGTGGAGACCGGGACCGCCGACGAACTGTTCGCCACCCCCCGCATGCCCTACACCATCGGCCTGCTCGGTTCGGTGCCGCGGCTCGACATCGGGGACCGGACGGCCCTCACCCCCATCGAGGGCACGCCGCCGTCGATGGTGGACCTGCCGGCAGGCTGTCCCTTCGCGGCGCGCTGCCCGGTGGCCGTGGACCGCTGCCGTACCGAGGAACCCGGTCTGCGGACCGTGGCGACCGGAGCCGGTCACGCCACGGCGTGCCACCGCGCACCCGAGATCGACACGCCCGGCGGGATCCCGTCCCCGGGCATGTTCCCCACCCCCGCCTCACCGCGGCGGCCCGGCGGACCCCCGCGCGCCGAACGGCCCGAGGTGCTGCGGGTCACCCACCTCACCAAGCACTTCCCGCTCCTCAAGGGTGCGGTCTTCAAGCACCGGGTGGGCACGGTGCGCGCCGTCGACGGCGTGGACTTCGACATCCGCCAGGGCGAGACCCTCGCGCTGGTCGGCGAGTCGGGCTGCGGCAAGACCACCACCATGCTGCAGATCCTCGACCTCGCCGGGCAACGCGGCGGCACCGTGGCCGTCCTCGGCAGGGACGTCGGGCAACTGGACGGGAAGGCGCGGCGGGAGCTGCGCCGGGACCTCCAGGTGGTGTTCCAGGACCCGATGGCGTCACTGGACTCCCGCATGCCGATCGGCGACATCCTGGCCGAGCCGCTGCGCACCCACGGCTGGGACCGGGAACGCATCGCCGGGCGGGTCCCCGAACTGCTCCGCCTCGTCGGACTGCTGCCCGAGCACGCCGAGCGCTACCCCGCCGAGTTCTCCGGCGGACAGCGACAGCGGATCGGCATCGCCCGGGCGCTGGCCCTGGACCCCAAGCTGGTCGTACTGGACGAGCCGGTCTCCGCGCTGGACGTCTCGGTCCAGGCCGGGGTGATCAACCTCCTCGACGAGCTGCAGGCCGAACTCGGCCTGAGCTACCTGTTCATCGCGCACGACCTGTCGGTCATCCGGCACATCGCCGACCGTGTCGCCGTCATGTACCTCGGCCGCATCGTCGAGGCCGGCGACGTCGAGGACGTCTTCGCCCGTCCGGCCCACCCCTACACCCAGGCACTGCTGTCGGCCGTGCCGCTGCCCGACCCCCGCAAGGAGCGGCAGCGCCGGCGGATCATCCTCCAGGGCGACCTGCCCAGCCCCGCGGACACCCCCTCGGGATGCCGGTTCCGCACCCGCTGCCCCAAGTACCTGCAGCTCGGGCCCGCCGAGGCCCGGCGGTGCGACACCGAGGACCCCGCCGCCGGGTCCCTGGGCGAGGACCACACCGCCGCCTGCCACCACGCGGCCGCCCTGGAGGTCCTGTGA
- a CDS encoding LuxR family transcriptional regulator produces MTEGAAPLELVGLDAGAEAVYRELLAHGGGTADDVTAAFGLGTGAAVALLERLHHSGLLSRRSSGEYLTVDPRHALRTLVESRERQLAAVRDATGPLGALFDEARRSSAGEPATRTISGPEEVGDCYYRLHQAAKYEMCGLARPPFLFAPNGPLDEAAVRRGVRVRVVYAAASFDEDGGGQELGSLVSRGEEARVVSSLPVKLTMADRSAAMVSLSLGPDSTDTLYTEAPPLLEALTELFEHYWAGAASLSGPSSQPPPAPQPSTPGEQVRNPTDEERNLLALFAAGVKDDAIARQFGISTRTLRRRIQDLYTELGTTNRFGAGVAAARRNWV; encoded by the coding sequence ATGACGGAAGGCGCCGCACCCTTGGAGCTGGTCGGACTCGACGCGGGGGCGGAGGCCGTCTACCGCGAACTGCTCGCACACGGTGGCGGTACGGCCGACGACGTCACCGCGGCGTTCGGGCTGGGCACCGGAGCGGCGGTGGCCCTGCTGGAACGCCTGCACCACTCCGGGCTGCTCAGCCGCCGCTCCTCGGGGGAGTACCTGACCGTGGATCCGCGTCACGCGCTGCGGACACTGGTGGAGTCCCGCGAACGCCAACTGGCCGCCGTACGCGACGCCACCGGGCCGCTCGGCGCGCTGTTCGACGAGGCCAGGCGGTCCAGCGCCGGCGAACCCGCCACACGGACGATCAGCGGCCCGGAGGAAGTCGGGGACTGCTACTACCGTTTGCACCAGGCCGCCAAGTACGAGATGTGCGGCCTGGCCCGACCCCCCTTCCTGTTCGCTCCGAACGGGCCGCTCGACGAGGCCGCCGTACGGCGCGGCGTACGGGTGCGGGTCGTCTACGCGGCCGCCAGCTTCGACGAGGACGGCGGGGGGCAGGAGCTGGGCAGCCTGGTCTCACGCGGCGAGGAGGCCAGGGTCGTGTCCTCGCTGCCCGTCAAGCTGACCATGGCGGACCGCTCGGCGGCCATGGTGTCGTTGAGCCTGGGCCCCGACAGCACCGACACCCTCTACACCGAGGCGCCCCCCTTGCTCGAAGCCCTGACCGAGCTCTTCGAGCACTACTGGGCCGGTGCCGCCTCACTGAGCGGGCCGAGCTCGCAGCCGCCGCCGGCGCCGCAGCCCTCCACCCCCGGCGAACAGGTGCGCAATCCCACCGACGAGGAGCGGAACCTGCTCGCCCTCTTCGCCGCCGGGGTCAAGGACGACGCCATCGCCCGCCAGTTCGGGATATCGACGCGGACACTGCGCCGGCGCATCCAGGACCTCTACACGGAACTGGGCACCACCAACCGGTTCGGCGCCGGCGTCGCGGCGGCCCGGCGCAACTGGGTGTGA
- a CDS encoding ABC transporter family substrate-binding protein, whose translation MNRKSVKLATAVVVSAGLLAGATACGSGNGGASSSAPKAPPKATLNQINPVDTAALRQGGTLNFPVDEYSTQWNSLNAASQNTVAVTTTMAPLLPSLFHSTPDNKRTPNPNYLSKVSTAVKHGRQVTTYAVNPRARWSDGTPITWKDFRADWQAQNGKNPKYTPVSTSGYEQISSVAEGSDARHVVVTYATPFSEWQTLFSPLYPASQIDTPQKFDAGYKNRIPVTAGPFKVSRMDPTTKVVSEVRDPHWWGPKPVLDGINFRTLDAASTPGAFASGEIDVEDIGPDVAAYKQAQKVPHTSIRVAGAPNLRQMVVNGASPLLKDVRVRRALFMALDRQAIGKADLNGLPFPAQPLDNHFLVNNDVAYKDNAGSLGRYDPTAAGRQLDAAGWKPHGDVREKDGKPLELTLTIPSGTPIAANEAQLFTAMLKNVGIKLDTKVKPSDDFFNDVSAGKFDLTLFSGIGSVPFFPLTNGAASFVSPKHGNVGQNYSRIGTAGIDADMHKAGTEVGHSAYLADLDAADAGLWKLAANLPLYQRPQIVATKSDVANYGAFGFQDTDWTRIGFTE comes from the coding sequence TTGAACCGAAAGTCCGTAAAGCTGGCCACGGCAGTCGTGGTGTCCGCGGGTCTCCTCGCCGGCGCCACCGCGTGCGGAAGCGGCAATGGCGGCGCGAGCTCGTCGGCGCCCAAGGCCCCGCCGAAGGCGACCCTCAACCAGATCAACCCCGTCGACACCGCGGCACTCCGGCAGGGCGGCACCCTCAACTTCCCCGTCGACGAGTACTCCACCCAGTGGAACAGCCTCAACGCGGCCTCGCAGAACACCGTCGCCGTGACCACGACGATGGCCCCCCTGCTGCCGTCGCTCTTCCACAGCACCCCCGACAACAAGCGGACCCCCAACCCGAACTACCTCAGCAAGGTGAGCACCGCCGTCAAGCACGGTAGGCAGGTCACCACGTACGCGGTCAACCCCAGGGCCCGGTGGTCCGACGGCACACCCATCACCTGGAAGGACTTCCGCGCGGACTGGCAGGCGCAGAACGGGAAGAACCCCAAGTACACCCCCGTCAGCACCTCCGGCTACGAGCAGATCTCCTCGGTCGCCGAGGGAAGCGACGCGCGGCACGTCGTCGTCACCTACGCCACACCGTTCTCCGAATGGCAGACGCTGTTCTCGCCGCTGTACCCGGCATCGCAGATCGACACCCCGCAGAAGTTCGACGCCGGGTACAAGAACCGGATCCCGGTCACCGCGGGCCCGTTCAAGGTCAGCAGGATGGACCCGACGACCAAGGTCGTCTCCGAGGTCCGCGACCCCCACTGGTGGGGCCCGAAGCCGGTGCTCGACGGCATCAACTTCCGTACCCTGGACGCTGCGTCGACACCCGGGGCCTTCGCCTCGGGCGAGATCGACGTCGAGGACATCGGGCCCGACGTGGCCGCCTACAAGCAGGCGCAGAAGGTGCCGCACACCTCCATCCGCGTGGCGGGCGCCCCCAACCTGCGGCAGATGGTGGTCAACGGCGCGAGCCCGCTGCTGAAGGACGTCCGTGTCCGCCGGGCCCTGTTCATGGCACTGGACCGCCAGGCCATCGGGAAGGCCGACCTCAACGGCCTGCCCTTCCCGGCCCAGCCCCTGGACAACCACTTCCTCGTCAACAACGACGTCGCCTACAAGGACAACGCCGGCTCCCTCGGCCGCTACGACCCCACCGCGGCGGGGCGGCAACTGGACGCGGCGGGCTGGAAACCGCACGGCGACGTCCGTGAGAAGGACGGCAAGCCGCTGGAGCTGACGCTGACCATCCCGTCGGGCACGCCCATCGCCGCCAACGAGGCACAGCTGTTCACGGCGATGCTCAAGAACGTGGGCATCAAGCTCGACACCAAGGTCAAGCCGAGCGACGACTTCTTCAACGACGTCAGCGCCGGGAAGTTCGACCTTACGCTGTTCAGCGGCATCGGCTCCGTGCCGTTCTTCCCGCTGACCAACGGCGCGGCGTCATTCGTCTCCCCCAAGCACGGCAACGTCGGCCAGAACTACTCGCGCATCGGCACCGCCGGGATCGACGCCGACATGCACAAGGCGGGCACCGAGGTCGGCCACTCCGCCTACCTCGCCGACCTCGACGCGGCCGACGCCGGGCTGTGGAAGCTGGCCGCGAACCTGCCGCTCTACCAGCGCCCGCAGATCGTCGCGACCAAGTCCGACGTGGCCAACTACGGCGCCTTCGGTTTCCAGGACACCGACTGGACCCGGATCGGCTTCACCGAGTAA
- a CDS encoding ABC transporter permease, translated as MTTPATAAGTAAPHRTRSRGALVLARFARNRLALVGIALVIALVLLAYAVPPFLHWTYHDNDFASLDTGPGAAHWFGTTHSGQDLFALTLRGLQKSLVVGLVGGPLTTLIAAVVGASAGYFGGWTDRVLMWFLDLMLVIPAFLLLAVLSPAFQHGTWLFFVVLLAAFGWMITGRVVRSMTRTLREREYVLAARYMGVHPLVIIFRHILPNAASILIIDATVQVGAIVLGETSLSYFGFGIQAPDVSLGTLIAAGTPDANTSPWLFFFPAAFLVLIGLSVAFIGDGLRDAFDPTARGAKSRGRARPGAPTYRHAKARQVPRRKPSAAVITAAPTEEGVTS; from the coding sequence ATGACCACCCCCGCAACTGCCGCCGGGACGGCGGCGCCACACCGGACCAGGAGCCGCGGCGCGCTCGTCCTCGCCCGCTTCGCCCGCAACCGGCTGGCCCTGGTGGGCATCGCCCTGGTGATCGCCCTGGTGCTCCTGGCGTACGCCGTACCGCCGTTCCTGCACTGGACGTACCACGACAACGACTTCGCCAGCCTGGACACCGGGCCCGGGGCCGCGCACTGGTTCGGCACGACCCACTCGGGCCAGGACCTGTTCGCGCTCACCTTGAGGGGCCTGCAGAAGTCACTGGTCGTCGGACTCGTCGGAGGGCCGCTCACGACGCTGATCGCCGCGGTGGTGGGTGCCTCGGCCGGCTACTTCGGCGGCTGGACCGACCGCGTCCTGATGTGGTTCCTCGACCTGATGCTGGTGATCCCCGCGTTCCTGCTGCTCGCGGTCCTGTCACCGGCGTTCCAGCACGGGACCTGGCTGTTCTTCGTGGTCCTGCTCGCGGCGTTCGGCTGGATGATCACCGGTCGGGTGGTGCGGAGCATGACCCGGACCCTGCGGGAACGGGAGTACGTCCTCGCCGCGCGCTACATGGGCGTCCACCCGCTGGTCATCATCTTCCGGCACATCCTCCCCAACGCGGCCTCGATCCTCATCATCGACGCGACCGTCCAGGTGGGCGCGATCGTGCTCGGCGAGACCTCGCTGTCCTACTTCGGGTTCGGCATCCAGGCGCCCGACGTGTCGCTCGGCACCCTCATCGCCGCCGGAACGCCGGACGCCAACACCTCCCCGTGGCTGTTCTTCTTCCCCGCCGCCTTCCTCGTCCTGATCGGCCTCTCCGTCGCGTTCATCGGTGACGGGCTGCGGGACGCCTTCGACCCGACGGCACGGGGAGCGAAGTCCCGGGGGCGTGCCCGGCCGGGCGCGCCCACCTACCGGCACGCGAAGGCCCGGCAGGTCCCGCGCCGCAAGCCCTCAGCCGCGGTCATCACCGCCGCACCCACCGAGGAAGGAGTCACGTCGTGA